A stretch of Microscilla marina ATCC 23134 DNA encodes these proteins:
- a CDS encoding GNAT family N-acetyltransferase, translating into MIVSLTRHHATQSIPYELLLLADPYQSKIDEYLSYSKLYIAYTSAGDRVGACVVTDLSKNAWEILNLAVEEACQRQGVGKQIITQIVHLAQTQHIQKLWVATGNSSIGQLVFYQKSGFEMHTIVPNYFIDHYPEEIVENGIVCKHQVRLVYCLSKNQ; encoded by the coding sequence ATGATTGTCTCCCTTACTCGTCATCACGCTACCCAATCTATTCCTTATGAGTTGTTACTTTTGGCAGATCCCTACCAAAGCAAAATAGACGAGTACCTGTCTTATAGCAAACTATACATTGCCTATACCTCAGCAGGCGATAGGGTAGGAGCCTGTGTAGTAACCGATTTGTCCAAAAATGCTTGGGAGATACTTAACCTTGCGGTAGAAGAAGCCTGCCAGCGCCAAGGGGTTGGCAAGCAAATTATTACACAAATAGTGCATTTGGCACAAACCCAACATATACAAAAGTTATGGGTGGCTACAGGCAACTCCAGCATAGGGCAGTTGGTTTTTTATCAGAAGAGTGGCTTTGAGATGCACACCATTGTTCCCAATTATTTCATTGATCATTACCCCGAAGAAATTGTAGAAAACGGCATTGTATGTAAACATCAAGTAAGGTTGGTGTATTGTTTAAGCAAAAACCAGTGA
- a CDS encoding MBL fold metallo-hydrolase, with amino-acid sequence MHTPIRIELPTLFGMNTVNAYLFLKPEPVLIDCGEQTEQSWKTLNKALAAHHLHINDLAKVIVTHAHVDHIGMAGKIAKESNKTEIWVSEYAYNWATNPQGMNEIRQGVIQEYLKLFPQLEGSPLQQMFNSAYKLMAAAWGDIPPEKIRKFTKDETLHFGQHEWQVIYAPGHCNHQTCFYQPNTQQLLSADMLLAVTPTPVIDVTLEPPYQREKSLHQMIASYQKFAQLEVSTVYPGHYTPFDNHREVITKQLNRITQRKTECLKHIKAGTHDFMALLEKLYGTNFNIPALPMLVGYLDLLASEDLIKAEKTDQGIKYFAV; translated from the coding sequence ATGCACACACCTATACGTATAGAACTGCCCACTTTGTTTGGAATGAACACAGTAAACGCTTACTTGTTTCTGAAACCCGAACCTGTGTTGATTGACTGTGGAGAACAAACCGAACAATCGTGGAAAACACTCAATAAGGCTTTAGCTGCACATCACCTTCACATAAACGATCTTGCCAAAGTGATTGTTACCCATGCCCACGTAGACCATATAGGCATGGCAGGCAAAATAGCTAAAGAAAGTAACAAAACTGAAATATGGGTATCGGAGTATGCCTACAACTGGGCAACCAACCCACAAGGCATGAACGAAATAAGGCAAGGGGTAATTCAGGAATACCTAAAGCTTTTCCCTCAACTGGAAGGGTCGCCTTTACAGCAAATGTTCAATAGTGCTTATAAGTTGATGGCTGCTGCCTGGGGTGACATTCCTCCAGAGAAAATACGAAAATTCACAAAAGACGAAACACTGCATTTTGGCCAACATGAATGGCAAGTAATCTATGCTCCCGGACATTGCAACCACCAAACCTGCTTTTACCAACCCAACACCCAACAGTTGCTCTCAGCAGACATGCTACTGGCAGTTACACCCACCCCGGTGATTGATGTTACCCTTGAACCTCCTTACCAAAGAGAAAAGAGCCTGCACCAAATGATTGCTTCTTACCAAAAGTTTGCCCAACTGGAAGTAAGCACAGTATACCCTGGGCACTATACCCCTTTTGACAACCACCGAGAGGTAATTACCAAACAACTGAACCGAATAACCCAACGCAAAACTGAGTGCCTGAAGCACATCAAGGCAGGTACACATGATTTTATGGCATTGTTAGAAAAACTCTATGGTACCAATTTTAACATCCCAGCTTTGCCTATGCTGGTGGGCTATTTAGACTTGCTGGCAAGTGAGGATTTAATCAAAGCTGAAAAAACTGATCAAGGGATCAAATATTTTGCAGTTTAG
- a CDS encoding bifunctional phosphoglucose/phosphomannose isomerase yields the protein MMQSLIEGFRAQLQKAQEIGKSLTFTAPNQPIQNVVIAGLGGSGIGGNLVESFMASGLKVPVTVSKTYTVPNFVSAHTLFIACSFSGNTEETLQALELVEQRGAKIFCVTSGGQLLEKAKSAGYDFAQIPNEAPCPRAFLGYSLTQLLYAFKGYKLSDTEFETAYTETLALLENDAADIQAKARELADAFYNHLPVVYADTHFGGVITRFQQQINENSKQLCHAHVFPEMNHNELVGWESGDSVRNKTAVLMIRSGLDHERVKIRMDICKNIFEEKAAKVIELEPKGASLITQSFYLIHLLDWVSFYLAEKNGVDPFQVNIIMHLKGELAKV from the coding sequence ATGATGCAATCACTCATAGAAGGTTTTCGTGCCCAATTGCAAAAGGCACAAGAAATAGGCAAAAGCCTTACCTTCACTGCTCCTAACCAACCTATCCAAAATGTAGTAATTGCGGGATTGGGGGGCTCAGGCATTGGCGGCAATTTGGTAGAGTCGTTTATGGCATCAGGGCTCAAAGTGCCAGTTACTGTGTCAAAGACCTACACCGTGCCTAACTTTGTAAGCGCTCATACCTTGTTTATTGCTTGTTCTTTTTCAGGAAATACTGAAGAAACCTTACAGGCTTTAGAGCTGGTAGAGCAGCGTGGAGCCAAAATATTTTGTGTAACTTCGGGAGGGCAATTACTGGAAAAAGCAAAAAGCGCAGGCTATGACTTTGCCCAAATTCCTAACGAAGCACCTTGTCCCAGGGCATTTTTAGGTTATTCGCTTACCCAATTGTTGTATGCCTTCAAAGGCTACAAATTATCTGACACTGAGTTTGAGACAGCTTACACCGAAACTCTGGCTTTGCTTGAGAACGATGCTGCTGACATTCAGGCAAAAGCCCGTGAGCTGGCCGATGCATTTTACAATCACTTGCCAGTAGTATATGCAGACACCCACTTTGGCGGCGTAATTACTCGTTTTCAGCAACAGATCAACGAAAACTCAAAGCAGCTTTGCCATGCCCACGTATTTCCGGAAATGAACCACAACGAATTGGTAGGTTGGGAGTCTGGCGATAGTGTACGTAACAAAACTGCAGTATTGATGATTCGTTCGGGGCTTGACCATGAGCGAGTAAAGATACGTATGGATATTTGCAAGAACATATTTGAAGAAAAAGCGGCTAAAGTAATCGAACTTGAGCCCAAGGGAGCTTCATTGATCACTCAGTCGTTTTACCTCATTCACTTGCTAGACTGGGTATCGTTTTATCTTGCTGAAAAAAATGGAGTAGATCCGTTTCAGGTCAACATTATTATGCACCTCAAGGGTGAGTTAGCCAAGGTGTAA
- a CDS encoding phage virion morphogenesis protein, producing the protein MINERKFKKVMRQMPSGVGRVMLRYVERNFASESYQGSAWPPRQNLNTNNRKPLLTDTGKLKASFKVREANWRVIRVGSDRQTAGSSGNAHLAQLHNEGAKGAATVRTYTRRGRNGSVRVRSHRRQTELPQRQFMPIPGKEPLPPELWAAIEDFVNKELDKVFR; encoded by the coding sequence ATGATCAACGAACGAAAATTTAAGAAAGTCATGCGTCAGATGCCCAGTGGCGTAGGGCGGGTCATGCTGCGTTATGTGGAGCGCAACTTTGCCAGTGAATCGTACCAAGGCAGCGCCTGGCCACCCCGCCAAAACCTGAACACCAACAACCGCAAACCCTTGCTTACTGACACAGGCAAACTCAAAGCTTCTTTTAAGGTACGCGAAGCCAACTGGCGGGTAATTAGGGTGGGCAGTGATCGGCAAACAGCAGGCAGTAGTGGCAACGCTCACCTTGCCCAGCTCCACAATGAAGGGGCTAAAGGCGCTGCGACCGTTCGCACCTATACCCGGCGGGGGCGTAACGGCTCGGTAAGGGTACGTAGCCACCGTAGGCAAACTGAGTTGCCCCAACGACAATTTATGCCCATTCCAGGTAAAGAACCACTCCCTCCGGAACTTTGGGCAGCCATTGAAGATTTTGTAAACAAAGAACTGGATAAAGTGTTCAGGTAG
- a CDS encoding C40 family peptidase, which produces MKKNFLFSVLALLMTVQVYALDYGICAQSVVAVRKTTSAKSEQVTQLVFGDAYKVLKWSPNKKWAYIENSYDNYHGWIEVASVFRVSKDYFTDYHKNAHPVVAEKLGVVKFKGEKIPVSLGSTLPFYKKGEIKLGNEIARYVGKASDITNKQSKEKIIKTAEKLLKIPYLWGGKGKQGYDCSGFAQMVFKTNGYILPRDSYQQAEKGKTVSLAEAQPGDLVFFQRKPQYIEKNGRVVHVGIVYENKNKQLKVIHSAGMVRINKLDKTGLYRDDLGKYSHYFKFIKRLE; this is translated from the coding sequence ATGAAAAAAAACTTTTTATTCAGCGTTTTGGCGTTGTTAATGACAGTGCAGGTGTATGCACTCGACTATGGTATATGTGCCCAAAGCGTAGTAGCAGTGCGCAAAACTACCTCCGCTAAAAGCGAGCAGGTAACCCAGTTGGTATTTGGCGATGCTTATAAAGTATTGAAGTGGTCGCCCAATAAAAAATGGGCATATATTGAAAACTCTTACGACAATTACCACGGTTGGATTGAGGTAGCATCGGTGTTTAGGGTATCTAAAGATTACTTTACCGACTATCATAAAAATGCTCACCCAGTAGTAGCCGAAAAACTGGGGGTGGTAAAGTTTAAAGGTGAAAAAATCCCTGTATCTTTGGGTTCTACCTTGCCTTTTTACAAAAAAGGAGAAATAAAGCTAGGCAACGAAATAGCCCGTTATGTGGGCAAAGCCAGCGATATTACCAACAAACAAAGCAAAGAGAAAATAATCAAGACTGCCGAAAAACTCTTGAAGATTCCTTACTTGTGGGGAGGCAAAGGTAAACAAGGCTACGATTGCTCTGGCTTTGCGCAAATGGTGTTTAAAACCAATGGCTATATTTTACCCCGCGACTCGTACCAACAAGCCGAAAAAGGTAAAACAGTATCTTTGGCAGAAGCTCAACCGGGCGATTTGGTGTTTTTTCAGCGCAAGCCCCAATACATAGAAAAAAACGGCCGGGTAGTGCATGTAGGTATTGTCTACGAAAACAAAAACAAACAATTAAAAGTCATTCATTCGGCAGGCATGGTGCGAATCAACAAGCTTGATAAAACAGGTTTGTACCGCGACGACTTGGGCAAGTATTCTCACTACTTTAAGTTTATTAAACGCCTAGAGTAG
- a CDS encoding 3'-5' exonuclease — MSDIQETHIHPRIKHILFVDIKTVSQSDSYHTLPQNLQKFWDKRFAYRRDEDLNIEEHYFQQASLQAEFGKIVTIGVGYFYLDEHKETALRVKAFAGADEKGLLEDFKALIDTKFTDNLVMCAHNGKEFDYPYLCRRMVIHGVELPLTLNLLHKKPWEIPHLDTLEMWKFGDRKHKTSLSLLATLMDIPEVENRLEGQDINKVYHETQDMKQITQGCMRDIEILAKLFLKLNQIPINLENRVYKID, encoded by the coding sequence ATGTCAGACATACAAGAGACTCACATTCACCCCAGAATAAAACATATACTCTTTGTAGATATCAAGACCGTCTCGCAAAGCGACAGTTACCATACCCTGCCGCAAAATCTGCAAAAGTTTTGGGATAAAAGATTTGCTTACCGCCGCGACGAAGATCTCAACATCGAGGAGCATTATTTTCAGCAGGCAAGCCTGCAGGCCGAGTTTGGGAAAATCGTGACCATTGGGGTAGGGTATTTTTATTTAGACGAACATAAGGAAACGGCTTTGAGGGTAAAAGCTTTTGCTGGGGCAGACGAAAAAGGACTTCTGGAAGACTTTAAGGCGTTGATAGATACCAAGTTTACCGATAATTTGGTAATGTGTGCCCACAACGGAAAAGAGTTTGATTATCCTTATTTATGCCGTCGTATGGTTATTCATGGCGTAGAGTTGCCACTTACGCTCAATTTGCTTCACAAAAAACCCTGGGAAATCCCTCACCTTGATACCTTGGAAATGTGGAAGTTTGGCGATCGCAAACACAAAACATCATTATCTTTGCTTGCCACACTGATGGATATTCCTGAGGTAGAAAATCGGTTAGAAGGGCAAGACATTAACAAGGTTTACCACGAAACCCAGGATATGAAGCAAATTACTCAGGGGTGTATGCGGGATATTGAAATTTTAGCCAAACTTTTCTTGAAGTTAAACCAAATACCCATAAATTTAGAAAATCGTGTCTATAAAATAGATTAA
- a CDS encoding ADP-ribosylglycohydrolase family protein, with protein MEDKIKGVIFGNAVGDAIGLGTEFMSKAMVQHHYPNGLTDYKQIVQDKHRSRWQLGEWTDDTHQMLCILDSLLANKRIDIKDIGLTIVDWAHNDGRGTGRTIYTVIGSPLFMNNPHKAAEEYWLKSKKYAAANGALMRTSVLGIWEYNNPEKIRLNAEKVCKITHYDPRCVGSCVMLCLMISRLLQGQIINDDFMEEMLQEGDRYDARIREYLTAHVRPDIAVLALEDKASIGYTLKALGCAWWALQYSSSFEKGISKIIHEGGDADTNAAIAGAVLGARFGYENIPQRWLNGLAKKDWLLDQVKQLISAMDMS; from the coding sequence ATGGAAGATAAAATCAAAGGAGTTATTTTTGGCAACGCCGTAGGCGATGCTATAGGCTTGGGTACTGAGTTTATGTCTAAGGCAATGGTGCAACATCATTACCCTAATGGGCTCACCGATTACAAGCAAATTGTACAGGATAAGCACCGTAGCCGTTGGCAGCTGGGCGAGTGGACAGATGACACCCATCAGATGTTGTGCATTTTAGACAGTTTGCTTGCCAATAAAAGAATTGATATTAAAGACATTGGGCTTACTATTGTAGATTGGGCACACAACGACGGGCGAGGCACTGGACGCACCATATATACTGTCATAGGTTCACCCCTGTTTATGAACAATCCCCACAAAGCCGCTGAAGAATACTGGCTTAAGTCAAAAAAATATGCTGCTGCCAATGGCGCTCTTATGCGTACTTCGGTGCTGGGGATATGGGAGTACAACAATCCCGAAAAAATAAGACTTAACGCCGAAAAGGTGTGCAAGATCACCCACTATGACCCACGCTGCGTGGGCTCTTGTGTGATGTTGTGCCTCATGATTAGCCGTTTGCTGCAGGGGCAAATAATAAATGATGATTTTATGGAAGAAATGCTACAGGAAGGTGACCGCTACGATGCCCGTATTCGCGAATACCTCACTGCCCATGTACGCCCCGATATTGCCGTGCTTGCACTGGAAGATAAAGCCAGCATTGGCTACACTCTCAAAGCACTGGGTTGTGCCTGGTGGGCGCTTCAGTACTCTTCTTCTTTTGAAAAAGGCATCTCTAAAATTATTCATGAGGGAGGCGATGCTGACACCAATGCAGCAATAGCTGGGGCAGTGCTGGGCGCCCGTTTTGGGTATGAAAATATTCCGCAAAGATGGCTCAACGGACTGGCAAAGAAGGATTGGTTGCTCGATCAGGTCAAGCAACTCATCAGTGCTATGGATATGTCATAG
- a CDS encoding DNA-methyltransferase, whose protein sequence is MRDADAGQDQFYEITIPAELPALIIEADSKEEAAKLVLLYSSGYGEVTQQGLAEFIEQYDLNFPQLKFEINLPEFSMPRFEQTFDTFGLGGNGSEGGEAPYAEEHEDFMPDEEAEVVVQKGDVYELNGKHRLICGDSLLAATFETLMNGTLARVLITDPPYNIPYSLFGGLGKVQHEDFSMAAGEMGDQEFVEFLATYMRHAVQHTVDGSIHYNFMDFRHAWHMCEAGGKVYGSREPKQVCVWNKSIQANGSFYRAKHEFCFIFKSGEAKHLSHLELKDRFRSNVWDYKSANDFSNEERKEFGKLGALENHPTPKPVRMIADALLDTTNEGDIALDCFLGSGTTLMATERTRRICYGVEYEPHYMQGILTRFIHHCQSENKPFEITRNGELMTEEALAPLMPK, encoded by the coding sequence GTGCGCGATGCCGATGCCGGGCAGGATCAATTCTATGAAATTACCATCCCCGCAGAACTACCTGCGCTCATCATCGAGGCAGACTCCAAAGAAGAAGCCGCCAAGTTGGTGCTCCTTTATTCTTCCGGCTACGGCGAGGTGACCCAACAAGGGCTTGCTGAATTCATTGAACAGTACGACCTCAACTTTCCTCAGCTCAAGTTTGAAATTAACCTCCCTGAGTTTTCTATGCCCCGCTTTGAGCAAACCTTTGATACCTTTGGACTGGGTGGTAATGGCAGTGAAGGAGGCGAGGCTCCCTACGCCGAAGAACACGAAGACTTTATGCCTGACGAAGAAGCCGAGGTAGTCGTACAAAAAGGAGATGTATATGAGCTCAACGGCAAACACCGTCTCATCTGTGGGGACAGCCTTTTGGCAGCAACCTTTGAAACGTTGATGAATGGAACACTAGCAAGAGTACTTATTACCGACCCACCTTATAACATCCCTTACAGTCTATTTGGTGGCTTAGGCAAAGTACAGCACGAAGACTTTTCTATGGCTGCGGGCGAAATGGGTGACCAGGAGTTTGTGGAGTTTCTTGCAACCTATATGCGCCACGCCGTACAACACACCGTAGATGGCAGCATTCATTACAATTTTATGGACTTTCGTCACGCCTGGCACATGTGCGAGGCTGGAGGCAAAGTATACGGCAGCCGCGAACCCAAACAAGTCTGCGTTTGGAACAAATCTATTCAGGCAAATGGCAGCTTCTACCGGGCAAAACACGAATTCTGTTTTATCTTCAAATCAGGGGAGGCAAAACACTTGTCTCATTTGGAACTCAAAGATCGCTTTCGCTCTAATGTTTGGGACTACAAATCAGCCAACGACTTCTCTAATGAAGAACGTAAAGAGTTTGGCAAGTTGGGAGCTTTGGAAAATCACCCTACTCCCAAGCCCGTAAGAATGATTGCTGATGCCCTGCTCGATACCACCAACGAGGGAGACATTGCGTTGGACTGCTTTTTGGGTTCGGGTACCACCCTAATGGCCACCGAACGCACCCGCCGAATATGCTATGGTGTTGAGTACGAACCTCACTATATGCAAGGTATTCTAACTCGTTTTATTCATCATTGCCAGAGCGAAAACAAGCCTTTTGAGATCACACGCAATGGTGAGTTGATGACGGAGGAAGCCCTTGCCCCTCTGATGCCTAAATAA
- a CDS encoding phage portal protein family protein, whose translation MSKKTKKRATAAHHLSTFASVFQYGRDRVTIADWIQAWRIAESPVMPRTYPLMEVYDMVCIDAEVITAINNRKNKVLGEPFLVLDSESNYQEAATKKLRGSWFDDFINAVLDAEFYGYSLIEIGQTLNDGDYSIKEINTVERRNIIPGRGLVLPYPFSAYQEGIDFSAEYLKRWYIFCHSKRFPLGLLLYAAPYAILSRDALVKHAEFNRDYGKPYKIVHTDKEGEERREVLDALLNVEEELNGVFDIEEKVEIAFPSGGGGTVDTFDKMDEKASKKLLKIIQGHVKLSNDTDGGAQTYMNKDSIAKTPSEEIREYDMARVESVVNEELFPRLLDFNYPLAGHSFIFLDTYLRELQRQKKSISEKALELALSHFEVSTAEFEKATGIKVKKKATLPVDQNMKAVVKKNAENDTNTNTATDSEANQETGNQVDSTSNLDTNVEVAKNQDFFKYGSVTLPIRDKKLWASLLPDIEVRDLYICPKAGVYGYEDTPHITALYGLHALPNALKKLEALLSTQQEMEVQLTAISVFDQKDKDYEVLKFEVTSPALVALHEALKAELKHTLQYETYQPHATIAFIKKGTAKKYTLTQLEQPIKLSLSEAIYSDGRGNKTLIKL comes from the coding sequence ATGTCTAAAAAAACAAAAAAACGAGCTACTGCTGCTCATCATCTGAGCACTTTTGCCTCGGTATTCCAATACGGCAGGGACCGGGTAACCATTGCCGACTGGATACAAGCCTGGCGCATTGCCGAAAGCCCGGTAATGCCCCGCACCTATCCTTTGATGGAAGTCTATGATATGGTGTGCATCGATGCCGAAGTGATCACCGCCATCAACAACCGCAAGAACAAAGTACTGGGCGAGCCTTTTCTGGTGCTGGATTCGGAGAGCAATTATCAGGAGGCTGCCACCAAAAAATTAAGAGGCAGTTGGTTCGATGATTTCATCAATGCGGTGCTCGATGCGGAGTTTTATGGCTACTCGCTGATTGAAATAGGGCAAACCTTGAACGATGGTGATTATTCAATCAAAGAAATCAACACCGTAGAACGACGCAACATCATTCCAGGGCGTGGGCTGGTACTGCCTTACCCTTTCTCTGCCTATCAGGAAGGCATTGATTTCAGCGCCGAATATTTGAAGCGTTGGTACATCTTCTGCCATAGCAAACGCTTTCCTCTGGGCTTGCTGTTGTACGCGGCTCCTTATGCCATTCTCAGCAGAGATGCCTTGGTAAAGCACGCCGAATTTAATCGGGATTACGGCAAGCCTTACAAAATAGTGCATACCGACAAGGAAGGGGAAGAACGCCGTGAAGTATTGGATGCTCTTCTGAATGTAGAAGAAGAGCTCAACGGAGTGTTTGATATTGAAGAAAAGGTAGAGATTGCCTTTCCCTCCGGTGGCGGTGGTACCGTTGATACCTTTGACAAAATGGATGAGAAGGCAAGCAAGAAGCTGCTCAAAATCATTCAGGGACACGTCAAGCTGAGCAATGATACCGATGGCGGTGCCCAAACCTACATGAATAAAGACAGCATTGCCAAAACGCCCAGCGAAGAAATCAGAGAATACGATATGGCAAGGGTGGAGTCAGTGGTGAATGAAGAACTTTTTCCCCGCCTGCTGGACTTCAATTACCCGTTGGCCGGGCATTCGTTTATTTTTCTGGATACTTACCTGCGTGAACTCCAGCGCCAGAAGAAAAGTATCTCTGAGAAAGCCCTGGAACTTGCCCTGAGCCATTTTGAGGTAAGCACTGCCGAGTTTGAAAAAGCTACGGGAATCAAGGTAAAAAAGAAGGCAACCTTGCCAGTAGACCAAAATATGAAGGCAGTAGTAAAAAAGAATGCTGAGAATGATACAAACACTAACACTGCCACGGATTCTGAAGCTAATCAGGAAACAGGCAATCAAGTGGATAGTACGAGTAATCTTGATACTAATGTCGAAGTTGCCAAAAACCAGGACTTTTTTAAGTATGGATCGGTGACCCTGCCCATTAGAGATAAAAAGCTGTGGGCAAGCCTACTGCCAGACATTGAAGTACGCGACTTATACATCTGCCCCAAGGCTGGAGTCTACGGCTATGAAGACACGCCTCATATCACTGCCCTGTATGGGCTACACGCTTTGCCCAATGCCTTAAAAAAACTTGAAGCCTTACTTTCTACCCAACAAGAGATGGAGGTACAACTTACCGCGATTTCGGTGTTTGATCAAAAGGACAAGGACTATGAGGTGCTCAAGTTTGAGGTAACCAGCCCTGCCCTGGTAGCACTCCACGAAGCATTAAAGGCGGAGCTCAAACATACTTTGCAGTATGAAACCTACCAGCCCCACGCCACCATTGCTTTTATTAAAAAGGGAACAGCAAAGAAATATACGTTGACTCAACTTGAGCAACCAATCAAGCTATCTCTAAGCGAAGCGATATACAGTGATGGTAGGGGTAACAAGACACTCATCAAACTCTAA
- a CDS encoding ABC transporter ATP-binding protein, translating into MSSFSNEEENEVILDVRNLEVSFSTDNGIIKAVDNISFQIPRGKTLGIVGESGSGKSVTSLAIMRLIQEPVGKITSGEIWFDSPTLKRKINLAKATPQEMREIRGKDIAMVFQEPMSSLNPVYTCGNQVMEAILLHENVTKKEAYDKTIELFKKVRLPRPKKMFNSYPHEISGGQKQRVMISMALSCNPRLLIADEPTTALDVTVQAAILDLLQILHEDKDVSIIFITHDLGVIAEIADDVMVMYHGRMMEKDDVWNIFDNPQHPYTKGLLACRPRLDVQMRVLPVIDDFMEVTEDDSIIEKANHKYASVGEALLLNFVTEDEVEERNRELAQKPPILEVKKLKKYFPVRKGLFQKRPAPIKAVDDVSFQVYPGETIGLVGESGSGKTTLGRTIMRLIEPTGGSIIFENERINDFKGKSIRKLRRDMQIIFQDPYSSLNPRIPIGDAILEPMRLHGILANNRQRKDRVIELLETVSLKPEHYNRYPHEFSGGQRQRVVIARTLSLNPKFIICDESVSALDVSVQAQVLNLLNELKDKFNLTYVFISHDLSVVKFMSDRLIVMNQGKIVESDYADNIYDNPKEEYTKKLIEAIPKGTLEDIRKAQLRRRLGKEKKNNNSAT; encoded by the coding sequence ATGTCATCATTTAGCAACGAAGAAGAAAACGAAGTAATTTTAGATGTTCGAAACCTTGAGGTGAGTTTCTCAACTGATAATGGTATTATCAAAGCAGTAGACAACATCTCTTTTCAAATACCTCGTGGCAAAACACTAGGTATTGTGGGCGAGTCGGGATCGGGCAAGTCAGTAACCTCGTTGGCTATTATGCGGCTTATTCAAGAGCCTGTAGGTAAAATTACTTCTGGTGAGATATGGTTTGATTCTCCTACCCTAAAGCGCAAAATTAATTTGGCAAAAGCCACCCCACAAGAAATGCGTGAGATCAGAGGCAAAGACATTGCAATGGTGTTTCAAGAACCTATGTCCTCGCTCAATCCAGTATATACTTGTGGCAACCAGGTGATGGAAGCCATTTTGTTGCATGAAAATGTCACCAAGAAAGAAGCGTATGATAAAACCATTGAGCTTTTTAAGAAAGTACGCTTGCCCCGACCGAAGAAGATGTTCAACTCTTACCCTCATGAAATATCGGGAGGGCAAAAACAAAGGGTAATGATTTCAATGGCACTGTCGTGCAACCCCCGATTGCTCATTGCTGATGAACCCACCACTGCATTGGATGTAACGGTACAGGCTGCTATTTTAGACCTGCTGCAGATTTTGCACGAAGACAAAGACGTATCTATCATTTTTATTACCCACGACTTAGGCGTAATTGCCGAAATCGCCGATGATGTAATGGTGATGTACCACGGGCGAATGATGGAGAAAGACGATGTATGGAATATTTTTGACAATCCTCAACACCCTTACACTAAAGGTTTGTTGGCTTGTCGCCCTCGTTTGGATGTGCAAATGCGGGTATTGCCAGTGATTGATGACTTTATGGAAGTAACAGAGGATGATTCTATCATAGAAAAGGCCAACCATAAGTATGCATCAGTAGGAGAGGCGTTGTTGCTTAACTTTGTTACCGAAGATGAGGTAGAAGAGCGCAACCGTGAACTCGCCCAAAAGCCGCCCATTCTGGAAGTAAAAAAGCTCAAAAAATACTTCCCTGTTCGTAAAGGTCTTTTTCAGAAACGTCCTGCTCCTATCAAGGCAGTAGACGATGTGAGTTTTCAGGTGTACCCTGGTGAAACTATAGGGTTGGTAGGGGAGTCAGGCTCAGGAAAAACTACCTTGGGACGTACCATTATGCGTTTGATAGAGCCTACTGGCGGGTCAATTATTTTCGAAAATGAGCGCATCAATGATTTTAAAGGAAAAAGCATACGCAAACTGCGTCGCGACATGCAAATTATTTTTCAAGACCCTTATTCATCGCTCAATCCACGCATTCCTATAGGAGATGCCATTTTGGAGCCTATGCGTTTGCATGGCATACTGGCCAACAATCGCCAACGTAAAGACCGGGTGATAGAATTGCTGGAAACAGTGAGCCTCAAACCAGAGCATTACAACCGATACCCTCACGAGTTTTCGGGTGGGCAACGCCAACGAGTAGTCATTGCCCGCACGCTAAGCCTTAACCCTAAGTTTATTATTTGCGATGAGTCAGTGTCAGCGTTAGATGTATCGGTACAGGCACAAGTACTTAATTTATTGAACGAACTCAAAGACAAGTTTAACCTTACTTATGTCTTTATTTCGCATGATTTGTCAGTAGTAAAGTTTATGTCTGATCGCCTCATTGTGATGAACCAAGGGAAGATTGTAGAAAGCGACTATGCAGACAATATTTATGACAACCCTAAAGAGGAATATACCAAAAAACTAATTGAAGCGATTCCTAAGGGCACCCTCGAAGACATTAGAAAAGCACAATTAAGAAGACGCCTGGGTAAGGAGAAGAAAAATAACAATTCGGCAACTTAG